The following is a genomic window from Candidatus Dependentiae bacterium.
AATCTTTCTACAAACGACCAAAATAACTTATATTTCAATGACCATTTGTGTTGCCAATTAACCCAGGTAAAAAAAATAAATTTAGTTTTTAATCGCAAAAGTTTTGATAATAAAATTAACTGAAAATATGAAAAAGCATTATCACCTTGTTCGACATAGACAATATCAGGTTTAAAATTTTTAAGTATTTTAAATAAATCTAAAAATTTATAACTATATAAAACTTCGTTACCGGCGTTTCGCGTATCAAGTGCTATAAATTCACAATTATTTAAATTATCTTTTTTCAAATTACCGGCACTAATATTAAATAACGTTGCAGACCACGTTTTGGGAATTAAAATTTTTAGATCTAAATTATTATACTTGTTTGCAAGTATTTGCCATTTTATACGATTTATCGATGCAATGTATGTATGACTAACTATTAAAATTTTCATTATTTAAATATTTTAAAGTTAAAAAATTTTGTATAGTCCACTTTTGAACGGCAAAACCCGATTCATGGTGTTTATAAACAGTTTCCAAATTTTTGATATCAGGCAAAAATAAACTTTTATTTTCAAATTCTTTTTTCAGTAAATCTTTATAGTATTTTTTAAAATATTTACCATTATTAAACCAACTCGCAATTGGGGACGCAAAACCAACTTTTTTACGATAAATAATTTCATTGGGTAAATACTTTTCAGCAACTTTTTTAAGTAAATATTTTGGCTGATTGTTTTTTACTTTTAATCTTGCAGGCACATTAAACATAAATTCTACAAGTTTATAATCCAAAAATGGCTCTCTGGCCTCAAGACCATTTAGCATAGACATTTTATCAGCCCGCATCAAAAGAAGCTCGGGTAAGCGAATTTTTAATTCCAAAAAAGTTAACTCTTGGACGAAATCCAAATCCTGATCTTGCATGGATGCTAAATAATTATTTACAATATCAAAACTATCAAATTCTTTTTTATTAAAAATAGCTTGTTTTTGATGCTCATTAAATGAAATAGCTCCGGACCAAAATAAATTTTTATTATTAGCCCAATTGTGCAAAATCTCTAAAAAATTACTATTTTTATAAAATAAATTTTTACTTAATTTATAAATAAATTTTTTGGTAAAATTTGGTACATATTTTTTACTTATTTTCCAATATCTGTCGTAAAAATTTTTATAAGATAAATAAGTTTTATATCCAAAAAAAAGCTCATCGGCACCTTCACCCAGATGTACAACTTTTATACCGTTATCACGAGCTAATTTTGAAACATAATAAAATGGAATACAAACCGGATCTGCTAACGGCTCATCAAGTTGATAAACCATAGATTCAAAAAATTCAAATGCCTCTTTTTCTGAAATTAAAATTTCATGGTGATCGGTATTAAATAATTTTGAAACTTTTCTGGCACAAATTAGATCGTCTTGTTCGGCAGAATTTTTAAAAGCAACTGTAAAAGTCTTTATATTTTGTGTAAATTTCGACATTAAGGCAACATTTAAACTGGAATCAAGACCTCCGGACAAAAAAACGCCACAATCAACATCGGTTGGAATTCTTTTTTT
Proteins encoded in this region:
- the asnB gene encoding asparagine synthase (glutamine-hydrolyzing), giving the protein MCGITGFLNLDKNNFLIDEQLLYKMREKISHRGPDDFGIWKTDEFGLGLAHTRLSIVDLSVAGHQPMLDKEKTVVISFNGEIYNHEALRKELELSGYEYFSNCDAETIIYAYKKWGIDFLNKIDGMFVIALFDILQNKFYLIRDRIGVKPVYYSIQNNILSFASEIKALFALPWIEKEIDQKSLYNYLTFMITPAPQTIYKDILKLESGTYLFVDKDKNIKINRYYSPIKTINLEEKIKLTDEKFVLGEIEKLLLDSVKKRIPTDVDCGVFLSGGLDSSLNVALMSKFTQNIKTFTVAFKNSAEQDDLICARKVSKLFNTDHHEILISEKEAFEFFESMVYQLDEPLADPVCIPFYYVSKLARDNGIKVVHLGEGADELFFGYKTYLSYKNFYDRYWKISKKYVPNFTKKFIYKLSKNLFYKNSNFLEILHNWANNKNLFWSGAISFNEHQKQAIFNKKEFDSFDIVNNYLASMQDQDLDFVQELTFLELKIRLPELLLMRADKMSMLNGLEAREPFLDYKLVEFMFNVPARLKVKNNQPKYLLKKVAEKYLPNEIIYRKKVGFASPIASWFNNGKYFKKYYKDLLKKEFENKSLFLPDIKNLETVYKHHESGFAVQKWTIQNFLTLKYLNNENFNS